The DNA region GAGAGTGTCACTGCCGTAGCACCCAAAACAAGCCTACTTTTTGTAATCACCATAATGACAGCTGCGTCAGAGGGAAAATATATAGTCAGTATGCTCAATCTAACACAGGCTACCACTGTGCAGACCTAGTATGTATCCTTAATTTAACCAAAATACTTGACAATCCGGCGAACTTGATGGTTTATACAAAATTTTTGGGAGTGAGGAATCGGGAATCGGGAATCGGCATGGGCACAGGAGGCAGGAAGCAGTAAGCAGAAGTTTTTGAATTTTGAATTGATTTCTCCCCCTACTCCCTACTCCCCACTCCCTCAACTCCTTACGGTTCTACCCAGCGTTCATCTCCCTTAATCAGGTTAATTAATTCCTCTACACCTTTATCTTCTGGGACTTTTTTAATTTCCTCTCTGCCACGATACAAAGAAATGTAACCAGGTGTTTTGCCAACATAACCATAGTCGGCATCCGCCATTTCTCCGGGGCCATTGACAATACAACCCATAACCGCTATGTCAAGACCAGTTAAGTGTTTAGTGGCTTCCCGAACTTTGTGCAACACTTCTTCTAGGTTAAACAAAGTGCGTCCACAAGAAGGACAAGCGACGTATTCCACCATCGTTTTTCGCAATCCCAAAGCTTGGAGAATGCTGTAGCAGACGGGAATTTCTTTTTCTGGGGCTTCTGTAAGTGAGACGCGAATTGTATCGCCAATACCATCAGCAAGTAAGGTAGCAATACCAGCCGTGGATTTAATTCGCCCATATTCGCCATCACCGGCTTCGGTAACGCCTAAATGTAGCGGATAATCCATACCCAGTTCATCCATGCGCTTGGCTATCAGGCGATAGGCGGCTAGCATCACTGGTACTCGTGAGGCTTTCATGGAAATTACCAAGTTGCGGAAATCTAGAGATTCACAAATGCGAATGAATTCTATGGCAGATTCCACCATGCCTTCTGGGGTGTCACCGTATGTAAATAGCATCCTTTCAGCGAGAGAACCGTGATTTACCCCAATTCGCATCGATTTACCTTGATCGCGCAAAGAAACTACCAGAGGTTCTAAGGTTTCGCGGATTTTTTCGCCAATTTCGTCAAATTCGGCTTTAGTATACTCGGTTCGATTGACGTTGGGCTTTTCAAAGACATATAACCCCGGATTAATCCGCACTTTTTCTATGTGCTTGGCAACTTCCACGGCGATTTTTAGTCCGTTGTGATGGACATCAGCCACAATGGGCACGTCTTGGTAAGTTTTTATTAATTTTTGTTTGATTTCTGCTAAAGCTTTAGCATGAGCCATACTGGGCACTGTGACGCGGACAATTTCGCAGCCTATTTCGTGCAGACGACGAATACCAGCTACAGAACCATCAATATCAAGGGTGTCTTCGTTAATCATTGACTGCACTACAACGGGGTAGCCACCGCCAATGGTGACATTTCCCACCTTTACAGGACGGGTTTTACGCCGCTTGATGGTTGTATCAAAGGTAGGTTGGCTGGATGTCGTATTTGAAGTATCTACTATGGGCAGAGTTTGCATAACCTGATTAGGTAAATTTGCTGTCGTTAAAATATCAGATTTGATAAATCTCTGTTTCCCAGATTGCCACAGGTGGTGGCTCTTTGGGACGATTAATGAAAAAAGGAAAATAAGACAGGCAAAGAAATAAAGAGCAATTTAAAGGTTTTGCTCATTTATAAAGATATATTGCTGAAAAATTATTTTAACTGAGTAGCTTGAGTAGCGTTTCGCAGAAAAGCTTAAGGAAGCGATCGCATTCTTACTGTGTCATAACTACTACCAATACTATCGTAATTCTATTATCCAAACTGCAATAAATCTATAAATTATCATTCATTCTTTATAGTACCAGCAGGCATGATTGTATTGTAAAAAATAGCACCGTCAAGGTTTGTATCTTTCAAGTCTGCTTGTTCAAGATTGGCGTAACTGAGATTAGCTTGCTGTAAATTAGCGGCGATCGCCCTACCACCAGCTAAATTAGACTTATCACTAAATTTTTTGACGCTGATGCTAGAAAAAACATCTACATTCCAGAAAGCTATAGAAGCGGTAGAAGCATTAGATCCAGAAGCTCAGGCTATTCTTGTAGATATTATCCAAAAGCGCCTTAAACAACAGCGACGGGATGGCTTATTAAAAGAAATCGCGCAAGCAGAGAGTGAATATGCTCAAGGTAATGTCCGGCGTGGATCAGTTGCAGATTTGATGGCGGAGTTAGACGAGTGAAAAATTTGGTTTGGAGTCCGACTTTTGTTCGTGCTTTTAAGCGTCTAGTCAAGAAAAATCCTGAGTTACGTTCTCAAATTGAGCAGGTATTAGAACAAATTGCTGAAGACTCATTTCAACTCAGTTTACGTAGTCACAAACTAAAAGGTGATTCATCGGGTAGATACTCATGTTCAATTGATTATCGTAATCGGATTTTATTTAAATTTGTTACAAATCCTGAATCAGGAGAGGAAGAAATTTTCTTGCTAACTTTAGGTTCCCATGATGAGGTTTACTAAATTCAGCATTATTTTTGACTAAGGCAAGCCTAATAATTAGAAAATAAGTACAGATTTTAGATGAACACCCAAATAACAACCCAACTACCCATTCCCCCGCATTTTAACCCCAATAAGGTAGGAGAAGTCTGGCGCGTACCTTACCAAGAACGTGCCGCCGAAGCTGAAATCTGGGCAAAACAACACGATATCAAACCTGCATCTTTAGATAAAAGCCGGATTTGCTTACTATTAATTGATGTCCAAAATACGTTCTGCATCCCTGGATTTGAATTATTTGTAGGTGGAAAATCTGGGAATGGGGCAGTGGATGATAATGTTAGGTTATGTGAGTTTATTTATCGCAACTTGGGAGTAATTACAAAAATTGTACCTACTCTGGATACCCACACAGCAACACAAATCTTCCATCCGATCTTTTGGGTGAATGCCGCCGGAGAACATCCTACTCCAGCAGCTACCAACATTACCCCAAAAGACATCGAACAAGGTATCTGGAAAGTTAATCCAGTAGTTGCTGACACTGTTACTAATGGGGATTATGAATTATTAGAAAAACATACTTACCATTACGTTAAGCAACTAAGTCAAGACGGTAAATATCCCCTGACAGTTTGGCCTTATCATTCTATGTTGGGTGGTATTGGTCATGCTTTAGTTTCATCAGTAGAAGAAGCGATATTTTTTCACAGCATTGCTCGTCAGAGTCAGACACAATTTGAAATTAAAGGTGAGAATCCCTTAACAGAAAATTATTCTATTTTGCGTCCAGAGGTGTTGGAAGATTTTGAGCAACGTCCACTTGGTCAAAAAAACACGCGTCTGATTAAGCAACTTTTAGAATATGATGCAGTAATTATTGGTGGTCAAGCTAAAAGTCACTGCGTCGCTTGGACAATTGACGATTTATTAACAGAAATTAAACAGGTAGATGCCACCCTTGCTCAAAAAATCTATTTGCTAGAAAATTGCACTTCTCCTGTTGTTGTTCCTGGTGTTGTGGACTACACAGAACAGGCAGATGCAGCATTTACAAGGTTTGCAGAGGCAGGAATGCACATCGTAAAATCTAGCGAAAATATAGCATCTTTTTTTTAACGCATAGGCGCTTCGCCTTCCCGCAGGGTAGGATCGCAAAGGTTTCGCAGAGGAAGACAGAGATTTCCTTTGCGTTCCTCTGCGTTTCAAAACGAACTTCATTTTTTCAAATAACCGTTTGGATCTTCTGCTACCCAACCCAGAGATGAGCTAGAACGCACTTCAAAATGGAGGTGCGGTTGACTGGAGGTTGGTTGTCCACTAGTGCCTACTGTTCCCAGTAAGTCTCCTTTTTTTACTTGTTGACCGACAGAAACCTTGATGCTGTCAAGCTGGGCATAGCGGCTTTGGAGTCCGCCACTGTGGTTAATAATGACCAATTTGCCATAAGAACCTTGGTCATTAGCAAAGGCTACGGTTCCAGGCGCGATCGCTAGCACATCTGTACCAATTGGTGCTAATAAATCAACACCACTGTGGAAGAAAACTTGACCTGTAGCAGGATTAATTTGCCAGCCGTAAGCTAATCCCACAGTTGCCACTTCTCCCAAAGGATATCCAGACAAGGATGCACGGTTTGGTGTACCTGCATCAGTAGGTAAGGGGGACTTAGTTACAACACCATTGGGCGACCAATTTACCCCCGGAACAAACACAATTCTAGGGTCTTGTTGGCAGCCATTCACTTCAAAAAGGCTGTCAGCACGAACTTTGTATTGTGCTGCTACTTGTCGCCAAGTTTGACCACGAGGCACTTCGACTACAATCCCATTGTAGGGAGGAATTTGAAGTACACTACCAACGGGTGCGATTGCACCGCTCTGCAAAGCTGGATTCATGCCGATAATAGTTGTAGGTATGAGATTGTAGCGTTGCGCTATGCTCTCCAAAGTTTCGCCACGAACAACTTTATGGCGTTTGAAGCGAGATAGGGCTGGAGTTGGGCAACCACCCACAGCAGCTTTGGCACTGTTGATGTTTGGCAGTGTGGATACTAAGCTCAAGGCGCTAACTAAGCTACAGAGAATCAGTTGACGAAAGGGTAAAGTCATGTATACAGGTCAAGATCGCATTATTAAATTTTAGATGGAGAGTGTGGGAAGTGGGGGAGTAGGGAGTGGAAAGGGCAGGGGGAGCAGGGGGAGATGAGGGAGGGAGGGAG from Nostoc commune NIES-4072 includes:
- the ispG gene encoding (E)-4-hydroxy-3-methylbut-2-enyl-diphosphate synthase, which encodes MQTLPIVDTSNTTSSQPTFDTTIKRRKTRPVKVGNVTIGGGYPVVVQSMINEDTLDIDGSVAGIRRLHEIGCEIVRVTVPSMAHAKALAEIKQKLIKTYQDVPIVADVHHNGLKIAVEVAKHIEKVRINPGLYVFEKPNVNRTEYTKAEFDEIGEKIRETLEPLVVSLRDQGKSMRIGVNHGSLAERMLFTYGDTPEGMVESAIEFIRICESLDFRNLVISMKASRVPVMLAAYRLIAKRMDELGMDYPLHLGVTEAGDGEYGRIKSTAGIATLLADGIGDTIRVSLTEAPEKEIPVCYSILQALGLRKTMVEYVACPSCGRTLFNLEEVLHKVREATKHLTGLDIAVMGCIVNGPGEMADADYGYVGKTPGYISLYRGREEIKKVPEDKGVEELINLIKGDERWVEP
- a CDS encoding isochorismatase; translated protein: MNTQITTQLPIPPHFNPNKVGEVWRVPYQERAAEAEIWAKQHDIKPASLDKSRICLLLIDVQNTFCIPGFELFVGGKSGNGAVDDNVRLCEFIYRNLGVITKIVPTLDTHTATQIFHPIFWVNAAGEHPTPAATNITPKDIEQGIWKVNPVVADTVTNGDYELLEKHTYHYVKQLSQDGKYPLTVWPYHSMLGGIGHALVSSVEEAIFFHSIARQSQTQFEIKGENPLTENYSILRPEVLEDFEQRPLGQKNTRLIKQLLEYDAVIIGGQAKSHCVAWTIDDLLTEIKQVDATLAQKIYLLENCTSPVVVPGVVDYTEQADAAFTRFAEAGMHIVKSSENIASFF
- a CDS encoding pentapeptide repeat-containing protein — protein: MAFWNVDVFSSISVKKFSDKSNLAGGRAIAANLQQANLSYANLEQADLKDTNLDGAIFYNTIMPAGTIKNE
- a CDS encoding type II toxin-antitoxin system RelE/ParE family toxin; this translates as MKNLVWSPTFVRAFKRLVKKNPELRSQIEQVLEQIAEDSFQLSLRSHKLKGDSSGRYSCSIDYRNRILFKFVTNPESGEEEIFLLTLGSHDEVY
- a CDS encoding peptidoglycan DD-metalloendopeptidase family protein; amino-acid sequence: MTLPFRQLILCSLVSALSLVSTLPNINSAKAAVGGCPTPALSRFKRHKVVRGETLESIAQRYNLIPTTIIGMNPALQSGAIAPVGSVLQIPPYNGIVVEVPRGQTWRQVAAQYKVRADSLFEVNGCQQDPRIVFVPGVNWSPNGVVTKSPLPTDAGTPNRASLSGYPLGEVATVGLAYGWQINPATGQVFFHSGVDLLAPIGTDVLAIAPGTVAFANDQGSYGKLVIINHSGGLQSRYAQLDSIKVSVGQQVKKGDLLGTVGTSGQPTSSQPHLHFEVRSSSSLGWVAEDPNGYLKK